The genomic interval CACTTCCATAGGAGCAATTATTTTATTCACTTTTCATCTTGATTGTTTTTGAGGAATTTATGACTATCGATGCAGGCAATACCATACGTACAGCCACAGCTTTGAAAGTTACGCCCAATCCTCTAACTGTTAGAGACTGGGTAGGCTCTGCCGGGGGTGCTCTCGATCGGGATTACTATCGTTTTAGTTTGACTGAACGCAGCAGTTTTAACTTGACATTAGACGGCTTGAGCGCTGACGCCGATGTTCGATTAATCAGAGATGCCAATAACAACGGACGAGTTGACAGTAGTGAGGTTACTGCTAGTTCTATTCGATCTGGCAATTTGTCTGAATCCATCTCGTTCACTTTAGATGCTGGAACCTATTTTATTCAGGTTTTTCCATATACGTCTACTCAAAACACCTACTACAACTTGAGAGTTTCGGCAGATCCAATAATTGGTGTTCCTATAGATTCTGCAGGAAATAGTTTGTCTGGTGCTCGTGACATTACTGTCGATTCTACCTTTAGAACCTATAGTGACTGGGTGGGACCCCAAGATACCAATGACTACTACCGCTTTAGTGTTGCTAACAGTCGTGATTTCAATATGGTCCTTCACAACGTGACACAGAACTTAGGCTTTCAGTTGATTTCGGATAGAAATACCAACGGCATTGTTGACAATGGTGAGGTGCTGGGTGTCGGCGTTCGTGATGCGGATACTATTGAGTTTCCGGGAGCTGACTTAACTGCGGGTACTTATTACGTGCGTGTCTTTTCCAGTGGAACTAATGCCAGCAGCTACGATCTTAGTCTATTCGCGACACCGTTTGGTTCTCCTGCTCCCTAAGTTTTGATTGCTGTTCATTTTTCCCTCTTGATTAAAGTAACTTTCCTCGGTCTTCAGCCGGGGTTTTTTAGTTTAACAGTTAAAATTAGGTAAGAACGAAAGCACGCTAGACAAACGCGAGCAGATCGCAAACGCCTTCCTCAGGAGAAAAGCCGGACTGTCAAAACATCTGTCGCTTTACACGTTCTTGACAAAATTACCTCTATTTTTAAAATTTAAAAAACATTATAAAGGGTTTAAAAAGTTTAAAAAAAAACTTCACTAACTTCAGTTTTTCTACTGAATTTTTGGAATCTGAATGAATTTCTTGAAATTGCACTTGCTCTTCAATCGTTTTGAATTTATAAATAATAATAATGATAATATCTCAAGCTTTCTGGCTATTTACCCAACTGTATCCGCAATATAATACTCATGATCGGATTCAAGTGTCAAACATTTGGAACTGATAAATCGGATAAGCTTTTACAGTTATCCAGTGTAGATTTGCGTGCTAAGAAAGACAAGAACGCTGAAAAATCAGGCATTGATTCATTAGCAGGTATCATTGCTGTCTGTTTGGGCTTGAGGAAAAGAGCACCCGTGCTTGACTCTTCCAGCTCATAAATAAGCGGAAATCTCATATTAAGTCTAACTACTAACACAAAATCATTTCCTACTAGCAAAGGGTTAGTTATGGTTCGTCCTGTCAGCTTTTTCACCAACGGTGCATCCCACAATAATGATAGTTTGCTGCCACAATCTCTCCTAGAAAGTGCATCTTTAGTTGCACCGTTAGATGACAATTCATTTTTACTGGATTGGCAAAAAACGCCTAAGACTCCCAGTGGTGCAGACCTCTTGACCTCCCAATTAGACCGCCAAAAGAAAGCAGACACGACAAGCGACAATACAGAGGATATAACTAACTCCAACACTCAAGCTCTCAATCCCTTCGACCAACCGCTACTATTCAAACAACAGCCATATATTTATCACATTCCATCCCAACGTAAGAAGTTTAAAAGTCATAAGGAAAAAGATATTCTTACGGGTGGTGAGAACGCTAGCCCACTCATCAGCAGTTCGCAAGCGGATACCCTAACAAGTACCAATACCAACCAGCGGTCGAAGTCAACTTCGAGCGCGGGTGCATACGATGAAAGCACGGGTTCCACTTCCTTAAGTTTTGAACCACCAAGGATCACTTCGTTTGCCTTGGTTAACGATACTGCTCCTGGTGGAACTACGAATACTGACAAGATTACCTCTGACCTAACAACCAGAGTGAGTGTCCCCTATCCTGAAGAAATTTATGAGTGGAAAGCAGGTTTTAATAACACTCCTGAAGCCAACTACGTCAATATTTTGCCGTATCTGCAATCAACCGGCGTCACAATCTTTGACCGCACAGCGCTCAATACGATTTATGGCAGTTCCTTACCAGATGGCACACACGTCCTGTATCTCTTAACAAGACGGGACGAAGGAGAATTCGTTTCAGTATCTAAAGAACCTTTTACTTTTACTCAAGACACGACTCCTCCCCCTCAACCAGCATTCAATCTAGATGCGGCGTCTGATTCCGGTACGGTTGGCGACAAGAGAACCAGTTTTAGTACGGTAACGTTAGTCGGTCAAACCGAAGCCAGCGCGAGCGTAAAGTTGGAGCAAACGGGAGCGACAATCACAGCCGATAGCACTGGCAAATTTACCTTCACCAATGTCTCCTTGACAATAGGAGATAATCCCTTCACGGTACGGGCAACCGATAAAGCAGGTAACCAACAAACTTTCTCCACCACAATCAAACGTATTAGCCCACCTACTGCCATTAACTTAACCAGTAACACGGTAGCAGAAAATAGTGCCATTGGAACCGTTATCGGTCAATTGAGCAGCACTGACCCGGATGTAGGAGACAACCACATTTATAGTTTGGTCAACGATGGGGGCAGGCGCTTTAAAATTGTTGGGAATCAATTGCAAGTCGCTAACGATACGTTACTCAATTTTGAAAACCTCAAGCAGCACAGTATTGAAGTTCGCAGTACCGATCTTGATGGGTTAACCAAAAGTCAGATTTTTACCATTAACGTCACTAACGTTAACGAAGCTCCCACTTTTACAAGCAAACCTTCCACATACACGGGTGCTGTGGGTAGCGCCTACTCATACAGCATCACCACCACCGACCAAGATACGGGAGATACTCGCAAAATTACCGCTATTAACCCTCCAAGCTGGCTCAAGTTAGTGGATAACGGCAACGGCACTGCCACCTTAAGCGGCACTCCTACCACCAATGGGATCTTTAATGTTGATTTAAAAGTAGAAGACGTTGGGAAAGCCTCCTCAATTCAATCGTTCCCCATTTCGGTGATTCCCAACATCACCCTGGCAGAAGGAAAGAACTTTGCAACCACGCACACGATTCCCTTCACAATCCCGACCAATCCTTCCCTCATCAGCTTTAACATCAATCCCCAATTCGACACCAAGGATTTAGATTCGATTAAAGATGCTTTTGAGGTGGCTTTAGTCGATGAAGCAGGCAATTCCTTGGTGCATACTGTTTCTAGTGGGAGAGATGCTTTCTTCAACTGGACGGAAGGTGAAGCCGTTGCCTTGGGTGTGGGTACGACTTACAACAGTACAACCCGTACTGTTAGCTTGAACTTAACTGGTACTAAACCTTTGACCAACGCCAAACTGATATTCCGCTTGGTCAACGACGATAAGGATACGACAACAAACGTCAGCATCACGAGTTTTGCCATCAACCCCGCACCAGTTGGCACGTTAAAAGCTGTCCAGAAAGATTTTGATACGCAGGCGTTGCCCAGCACTTCAACAACGCCTAACTTTAACGTGTTGGCAGATGTCTCCAATAGCTTCCTAGCTGAATACCATCGCACGAGCTTTAACGCTGACACCAAGTTATTGCATACAGACATTGCCCTTCGCAACACTGGCAAATACAGCGTTGATGGTCCGTTGCTTGTTGGCGTGACCCACATTAGCGACCCCACTGTAACGCTACACAAACCCGATGGAATTACTCCAGAGGGGATTCCTTACTATGATTTCAGCCAACTGGTTAGTGATGGCAAAGTAGAACCCCTAGAACTGACTAACCAACGTTCCCTAACATTCTACAACCCTCAAGGCAAGCAATTTACTTATGACTTGGTGGTACTGGCGCAGTTAAATCAAAAACCTTCAATTCAAAGCCAACCCGTAACAGAAATTATTGGTGGTCAGCAATACCGCTATGATGTAGATGCCACTGACCCCAATAGCGACGTTTTGACCTACAAACTGCTGTCATCTCCTGTTGGCACCACAATTGACTCAAAAACTGGGCTGATTACCTGGAACACCCTCACTACCAACAAAGGCAACCACACGATATTGGTAGAAGCCAACGACAGTCGTGGTGAAGTGACAACGCAACAGTTCACGCTCTCGGTCATCGATGCACCTCCCAACCGACCCCCTGTTTTTACGAGCACTCCTATAGTCGATGCAGCAATTAATACAAACTACACTTATCAGGCGATCGCCTTTGACGCCGATCGCGACACATTGACCTTTTCACTGGTCAACAAGCCAGAGGGGATGACAGTCAACCCCAGCACGGGAGTGGTGAGTTGGACTCCCAATGGCAATCAATTGGACACTTATGACGTGACCTTAGCTGTAACGGATGGCAAGTCTGGAACAGCACAGCAAGTCTTTAAAGTCAAGACTCAGATGGAGCCGGGTAATCACGCGCCCATCATTATCGGCAACCCGATTACACAATTTGGCATCACAAACACGAATACAGTCAAAAACTCTACTGTCAGTACTATAGTCCGAGATTTTCGGATGTATGGGACTGATGGCGGTCACCCTGACTTTGAAACCTTTACAAGTAGTTATCAAAATATGGTCAGTCAGACCATTGGGTCTGACCGAACACCAGTTTTCATTGGGTCAAATGGATATGGTGCAACCAGCGCTGAAACCTTTAAGCAGTGGTATCGCGATGTCGCGGGGGTAAACTCTAGAATTGATATCCCGATGACGCTGACAGAAACAGCCTCAGGTTCGGGAGTTTGGCAGTATGCGAACGACTTCTTTTTCCCAATAGATAACTTGGGCTTTGGAAACCAAGGTTACTCTAACAACTACGCTTTTACCTTAGAAAGTCACGTCAACTTCACATACAAGGGAGGAGAAGTCTTTAACTTTACTGGCGATGATGATGTCTGGGTATTTATCAACGACAAATTAGTCATCGACTTGGGTGGAATTCATTCTCCAGCATCGGCATCAGTAGCACTAGATACTCTTGGGTTGATTAAAGGTGAAAGTTATACTCTTGACTTATTCTTTGCCGAACGCCATACATATGGTTCGGGCTTCGCAATGCAGACCAGCCTGGATTTTGGTCCTAAATACACTTACAAGCTCAATGTCGCTGATGCAGATAAGGACTCCTTAAAGTACGAACTGATCGAACGACCCTTTGGCATGACTGTCAGTAAGGATGGCGTTATAGAATGGCGACCCAAGCTCAGCCAGCAAGGGATTCATAAAGTTACGGTCAAAGTGACAGATGGACGTGGTGGTGTTACGACTCAAAGTTTTAACTTGAATATAACTCCCAGCAATCCAGGAGAAATTAGAGGCACTGTTTACCGCGACGCCAATGCGAATGGAATTCAAAACACTGGTGAAGTGGCGCAATCCGGTCGCACGGTTTACATCGATGAAAACCAAAATAACTTCCGTGACATTGAAGAAGTTTCTGTTGTTACAGATGCATACGGGAACTACAAGTTTACCAATCTTGCATCCGGCAGCTACAAAATAGGTATAGAACCAAAAGATGGCTGGAATGTCACTGGAGGAATTGGAGCCGTCATCTTGGGTAGCGGGCAAATTCTCTACAATCATATCGGCACTCTTGAAGCGAAAGACAGCAGCCTCAATCAAAATCCTTATTTTACGACTCAACCGACCGTGACTCAGGTTGAAGCAGGCAAAGTTTTCAAATATGAAGCTGCAGCAAAGGACCCAGATAGTGATGGCATAACCTACAACGTTGTTGTCGGGAATCAGCAAGGCATCACGATAGACAAGAGCACTGGCATTGTGAGTTGGCAACCGACTCATGCTTTAATTGGTAGTACTGTGGATGTTGTGCTGCAAGCAAAAGACCCCTACGGTGGTGTTGTGCTGCAGGCATTCCAATTGCAGGTCATTGCAGCTAACACCGCCCCAGTCTTTACATTGACACCCACTCAAGAACTGACAGCAACCGTTAACAATTTCTTCCAATACCAGTTCGCTGCTATCGATGCTCAAGGAGACCCAATTACTTACACCTTGGAAAGCCCTAACGGTGCTACTATCGATTCAAAAACGGGAGTTTTCTCCTGGAAGCCAACCGCGCTCGGTCAAAAGTCGTTTACTGTTGTTGCTAGCGATGGGAAAGGAGGAGTCACAAAGCATCAATTCAGTCTCACTGCCGTCTCCAGCACTTCTAACCAAATTCCTATCATCACCTCCACGCCAAGAAATCGCGTTGCTTTGGGACAATCTTACCTCTACACGGTCAAAGCCAGCGATTCAAACAATGACCCACTGACCTACACCTTGGCAACTGCCCCTGTTGGGATGACCATCGACAGCACGGGCAAAATTTTGTGGACTCCAGATCCCAAAGTCAACCCACTTGGTGCTAACCCAGTTAAGGTTCAGATAGGTGATGGGCGTGGTGGTATCCAAACCCAATCTTTTAGTATTGATGTCGTCAGCACTCCCAACCGCACCAACAATGCACCAACCATCACCTCCATCCCCCCATTAGACGCAACTGTTGGCACAACCTATCGGTACAACTTAACCGCTCTTGACCCCGACAACGACTCCGTGGCATGGAAACTCGATAAAGCTCCAGAGGGAATGTCCATTGACTCAGAACGCGGCATTCTGGTTTGGACGCCAAGACTTGACCAAGTCGGAGAACGCGAGGTAGTGGTACAAGTTGTTGATGCACTTGGCGGTTTCTCCATTCAAGAATTTAGCATCACAACAAGAGGAGTTAACGCACCACCGCAAATTATCTCTACTCCCATCACCCGTGCTGCCATCAATCGACCCTACACTTACAAAGTTGTTGCCACCGACCCAGAAGATGACTTTCTCACTTTCAGTTTGGGCAATAACAAACCAACTGGCATGACCATTGACAGCAACACAGGTGTGATTCAATGGACTCCAGGAGCCGCACAACCCGTCTCTGTTGAAGCGATCGTCACCGATATTTATGGTGCGACCAACAGCCAAACTTTCAGCATAATGGTAGGTACATCACCTATCAACAATGCTCCAAGCATCACTTCCACACCTATTTTTAAAGCGGGAGTTGGCAAACCTTACAGCTATCAAGTCCAAGCGACTGACCCAGATGCAGGCGACACACTGACATACGAACTGATATCCAGACCCAGCACTGAAATGAAAATTAACCCAACAACTGGGTTAATAACTTGGGCGAGTCCATTCTCTACTACCTACGACGTGGTTGTTGGCGTGCGGGATGCTGGTGGAATGGGTGCTGCACAACGCTTTCCCCTGATTTCACGGTCTAATACTGCACCAAATGTGACCTCGACGCCTGTTACTAGTGCAACGCCAAATACTTTGTATGCCTACGATATCAAAGCCACGGATGCAGAGGGAGATAGCTTAAGTTATTCCCTTGACACTGCATCCCTTGACAGGGGCATGAAGATTGATGCATTCGGTCGATTGCGCTGGACTCCCACACTAGGTCAAATCACCACCACCACTCCCCATAAGGTGACGGTTACCGTCAGTGACGATAATGGTGGTAGCAAACTGCACGAGTTTAACATAACTGTTGCTGCCGATACTATCAAACCTCAAGCCACTTTGATTGCCAATACAGACTCTGCTAAAGTTGGGTCAGAAGTCACATTCCTTGCTAAGGCAACAGATAATATCAAAGTTGCTTCCTTGCAACTGTTGGTGAACGGCACAGTTGTCCAACTCGATCCCAACGGCATGGCAAAGGTAAAAATGACCCAAACCGGAAATATTTCTGCCATAGCCAAAGCAACTGACACGGCATTGAATGAGGGACAATCGGCTACATGGAACGTTTTGGTTACCAATCCCAACCCCAACAATCCCCCACCCAACATTAGCCTGAACTTAAGTAACATTCCCAACGGCATCGTGACTGCACCGACTAACATCATCGGTACAGTCAGCGATGATAACCTCATCAATTACATTCTAGAGGTAGCACCACTTGCGGGGGGCGAATTTAAGACAATTGGAAGCGGCACCACGACAGTTAGCAACAACGTTTTGGGGAAATTTGACCCCTCACTGCTGCAAAACGACACTTACCGACTGCGCCTCAGTGCTTATGATGCTTCTGGCAATGGCAGAGTTGTCGAAGAAACAATTGATGTTGCGGGCGAATTGAAACTCGGTAACTTCCGCTTGTCTTTCACTGACCTCACAGTTCCTGTGACTGGCATCCCCATTACTCTAACCCGTACTTACGATACCCTGACCGACAACACCACTGACGACTTTGGCTATGGTTGGAGGATGGAGTTTAGGGATACCGACTTGCGGACTTCGTTGAGACCTCCTAGTGAGGAAGACCAGTTGTTAGGGTATCAAAGCGCATTCAAAGATGGGACTCGTGTGTATATTACCTTGCCAGGAGGCAAGCGTGAGGCGTTTACCTTTAAACCGACTCTAGACCCAATCTTTAAACTCGCGGCGGCGATTGCTAGAAATCCGGATGCGGCTGTTTACCGTCCTGCTTTTGTTGGCGATAAAGGTGTCACTAGTACTTTAACAGTGAAAGATGCCAAAATTCTTCATAAAGCTGGTACGAGTGAGTACGTTGGTTTAAATGGTGGAGTGCCTTATAACCCTGCTGATGTCAACTATGGTGGCATTTATGTGTTGACAACTAAAGAGGGGATTGTTTATGAAATAGATGCCAATACGGGCGATTTGTTGACAGTTACGGATACCAATGGTAATAAACTGACCTATACGGATGGGGGGATTTATAGCTCCACTGGCAAGCAAATTACCTTCGAGAGGGATGCACAGGGGCGGATTGCGTCAGTTAAAGATCCGATGGGCTACCTCATCAAGTATGACTATGATGCCAAAGGAGATTTGATTGCTGTTACTGACAGGGAGAACAATACAACTCGTTTCGAGTACGGCAGCAAAAAGCAACATTATCTCGATAATATCATTGATCCCCTTGGCAGGACTGGAGTTCGCAATAATTACAACGAACTCACAGGTCGCTTGAAGTCCATGGTGGATGTTAATGGCAAGCAAGTGGAGATAACATACGAATCCGATAATTCCAAGCAGACGGTACTGGATCAATTAGGTAATCCCACAACATACGTATATGATACACGGGGCAACATCGTTACTGAAATCGATGCGCTTGGTAAGATGGTCAATCGCAAATACAATGATGACAATTATGCTTACGAAGAAACAGTCATCTCAGATCGTTCTAGTGCGAATGGCTTTACCACCAAATCTACCTATGACAATCAAGGTAACAAGCTCACTGAAGAAGATTCATTAGGTAATATCACTCGTTATACCTATGGTGCTAACAGTCGATTATTGACCCAAACCGATCCCTTGGGTCGCACAACTACTAATACCTACAGTAAGAGTGGCAATCTGCTCTCAACTACCGATGCAACTGGTAAAATCACAACCTACAGCTATGACTTAAAAGGTCAGCTTCT from Scytonema hofmannii PCC 7110 carries:
- a CDS encoding PPC domain-containing protein; this translates as MTIDAGNTIRTATALKVTPNPLTVRDWVGSAGGALDRDYYRFSLTERSSFNLTLDGLSADADVRLIRDANNNGRVDSSEVTASSIRSGNLSESISFTLDAGTYFIQVFPYTSTQNTYYNLRVSADPIIGVPIDSAGNSLSGARDITVDSTFRTYSDWVGPQDTNDYYRFSVANSRDFNMVLHNVTQNLGFQLISDRNTNGIVDNGEVLGVGVRDADTIEFPGADLTAGTYYVRVFSSGTNASSYDLSLFATPFGSPAP
- a CDS encoding putative Ig domain-containing protein, encoding MVRPVSFFTNGASHNNDSLLPQSLLESASLVAPLDDNSFLLDWQKTPKTPSGADLLTSQLDRQKKADTTSDNTEDITNSNTQALNPFDQPLLFKQQPYIYHIPSQRKKFKSHKEKDILTGGENASPLISSSQADTLTSTNTNQRSKSTSSAGAYDESTGSTSLSFEPPRITSFALVNDTAPGGTTNTDKITSDLTTRVSVPYPEEIYEWKAGFNNTPEANYVNILPYLQSTGVTIFDRTALNTIYGSSLPDGTHVLYLLTRRDEGEFVSVSKEPFTFTQDTTPPPQPAFNLDAASDSGTVGDKRTSFSTVTLVGQTEASASVKLEQTGATITADSTGKFTFTNVSLTIGDNPFTVRATDKAGNQQTFSTTIKRISPPTAINLTSNTVAENSAIGTVIGQLSSTDPDVGDNHIYSLVNDGGRRFKIVGNQLQVANDTLLNFENLKQHSIEVRSTDLDGLTKSQIFTINVTNVNEAPTFTSKPSTYTGAVGSAYSYSITTTDQDTGDTRKITAINPPSWLKLVDNGNGTATLSGTPTTNGIFNVDLKVEDVGKASSIQSFPISVIPNITLAEGKNFATTHTIPFTIPTNPSLISFNINPQFDTKDLDSIKDAFEVALVDEAGNSLVHTVSSGRDAFFNWTEGEAVALGVGTTYNSTTRTVSLNLTGTKPLTNAKLIFRLVNDDKDTTTNVSITSFAINPAPVGTLKAVQKDFDTQALPSTSTTPNFNVLADVSNSFLAEYHRTSFNADTKLLHTDIALRNTGKYSVDGPLLVGVTHISDPTVTLHKPDGITPEGIPYYDFSQLVSDGKVEPLELTNQRSLTFYNPQGKQFTYDLVVLAQLNQKPSIQSQPVTEIIGGQQYRYDVDATDPNSDVLTYKLLSSPVGTTIDSKTGLITWNTLTTNKGNHTILVEANDSRGEVTTQQFTLSVIDAPPNRPPVFTSTPIVDAAINTNYTYQAIAFDADRDTLTFSLVNKPEGMTVNPSTGVVSWTPNGNQLDTYDVTLAVTDGKSGTAQQVFKVKTQMEPGNHAPIIIGNPITQFGITNTNTVKNSTVSTIVRDFRMYGTDGGHPDFETFTSSYQNMVSQTIGSDRTPVFIGSNGYGATSAETFKQWYRDVAGVNSRIDIPMTLTETASGSGVWQYANDFFFPIDNLGFGNQGYSNNYAFTLESHVNFTYKGGEVFNFTGDDDVWVFINDKLVIDLGGIHSPASASVALDTLGLIKGESYTLDLFFAERHTYGSGFAMQTSLDFGPKYTYKLNVADADKDSLKYELIERPFGMTVSKDGVIEWRPKLSQQGIHKVTVKVTDGRGGVTTQSFNLNITPSNPGEIRGTVYRDANANGIQNTGEVAQSGRTVYIDENQNNFRDIEEVSVVTDAYGNYKFTNLASGSYKIGIEPKDGWNVTGGIGAVILGSGQILYNHIGTLEAKDSSLNQNPYFTTQPTVTQVEAGKVFKYEAAAKDPDSDGITYNVVVGNQQGITIDKSTGIVSWQPTHALIGSTVDVVLQAKDPYGGVVLQAFQLQVIAANTAPVFTLTPTQELTATVNNFFQYQFAAIDAQGDPITYTLESPNGATIDSKTGVFSWKPTALGQKSFTVVASDGKGGVTKHQFSLTAVSSTSNQIPIITSTPRNRVALGQSYLYTVKASDSNNDPLTYTLATAPVGMTIDSTGKILWTPDPKVNPLGANPVKVQIGDGRGGIQTQSFSIDVVSTPNRTNNAPTITSIPPLDATVGTTYRYNLTALDPDNDSVAWKLDKAPEGMSIDSERGILVWTPRLDQVGEREVVVQVVDALGGFSIQEFSITTRGVNAPPQIISTPITRAAINRPYTYKVVATDPEDDFLTFSLGNNKPTGMTIDSNTGVIQWTPGAAQPVSVEAIVTDIYGATNSQTFSIMVGTSPINNAPSITSTPIFKAGVGKPYSYQVQATDPDAGDTLTYELISRPSTEMKINPTTGLITWASPFSTTYDVVVGVRDAGGMGAAQRFPLISRSNTAPNVTSTPVTSATPNTLYAYDIKATDAEGDSLSYSLDTASLDRGMKIDAFGRLRWTPTLGQITTTTPHKVTVTVSDDNGGSKLHEFNITVAADTIKPQATLIANTDSAKVGSEVTFLAKATDNIKVASLQLLVNGTVVQLDPNGMAKVKMTQTGNISAIAKATDTALNEGQSATWNVLVTNPNPNNPPPNISLNLSNIPNGIVTAPTNIIGTVSDDNLINYILEVAPLAGGEFKTIGSGTTTVSNNVLGKFDPSLLQNDTYRLRLSAYDASGNGRVVEETIDVAGELKLGNFRLSFTDLTVPVTGIPITLTRTYDTLTDNTTDDFGYGWRMEFRDTDLRTSLRPPSEEDQLLGYQSAFKDGTRVYITLPGGKREAFTFKPTLDPIFKLAAAIARNPDAAVYRPAFVGDKGVTSTLTVKDAKILHKAGTSEYVGLNGGVPYNPADVNYGGIYVLTTKEGIVYEIDANTGDLLTVTDTNGNKLTYTDGGIYSSTGKQITFERDAQGRIASVKDPMGYLIKYDYDAKGDLIAVTDRENNTTRFEYGSKKQHYLDNIIDPLGRTGVRNNYNELTGRLKSMVDVNGKQVEITYESDNSKQTVLDQLGNPTTYVYDTRGNIVTEIDALGKMVNRKYNDDNYAYEETVISDRSSANGFTTKSTYDNQGNKLTEEDSLGNITRYTYGANSRLLTQTDPLGRTTTNTYSKSGNLLSTTDATGKITTYSYDLKGQLLSVTDALQQTTRFTYDLSGNVETVTDALNKVTAYTYNVNGDKLTETRTRTTPTGVQTLLTQWTYDKEGHLRTMTDAENRTTTYEYDKQGRQTAVIDALARRTEYVYNEKGELVETIYPDNTSTTLDDNPRIKTKYDAAGRQIETIDQLGRVTRYIYDKVGRLRFTVYPDKTPDDQNLSPELWDNPKTETIYYTDGLVKAQIDERGNRTEFRYDAVGQQTEIIYADDTPANLLDNPKTIYKYDKAGQQIAVTDALNHTTAFVYDDLGRLKETRFHDKSYTTQEYDALGRRIATIDQNRKPTEYRYDALGRLTGVKNALGDWTEYGYDEVGNLIWMEDALDRRTNYEYDKLGRRTAVIEPMGQRSDTTYDAVGNLKTYTDFNRRTITYDYDPQNRMTSKLFGDGSKVTYTYTNTGLQDVVKFINASSVTTATYDSDYDERSRLIQRTDTMSGVSRSISYTYDAASNRTSVTTPSGTVNYTFDKRNRLDRVIENNIVTADYDYDGVSNLVLTKFANGTQEIRHYDDLNRLESLENKKASGDIISSYTYTLDAGGNRTKVVEHNGRTVEYTYDDLYRLTQEKITDTVNGNRIKDYTYDKVGNRKTLKEAVNGVTTVTEYNYDNNDRLQNEKVNQVVVASYTYDNNGNTLMKTENGMTSTYTWDYENRLGAATLKNSSGIVLQSMQYRYNDNGIRVASVVNNQETRYLIDTVQPYGQVLEEYSPNGAVQVSYTYGNDLISQKQGIKSTFYHVDGLGSTRALTDASGSVVNTYNYEAYGELLNSTGSVSNKYMFAGEQYDSNLGDYYLRQRYYDTETGRFTRRDDYEGRLGEPQTLHKYVYAHDNPVNGIDPTGLFTLLELGRDLSIVGILASIPTYTPGIITGSSTRDSQSSDDVIVYVGAGSSNYALGHAFIEVDGIVYTFPGGRYTGADRNHYMHEQQEEYDKLYRHSVNYTPAEKKLLKLTLETKLDTTYKRSGKLRDGGSGDYVTGIPYYDSYANNCTTFVTESLPSKGSLFNIVKAQYYPFGLSWALDTIQVLSRGSGVKKLTSI